One window of uncultured Methanoregula sp. genomic DNA carries:
- a CDS encoding potassium transporter TrkG, with translation MKRFEHIAMIAHDMGLIFEFLGLASLLPFVVLIIFHEWDLFIPLATAPLVFLVLGVIISHIPHEDLEPSFSVTLSAVALSWLAIAFIGALPFVFGLHMSYTDAIFEAMSGWTGTGFTMLTSVDTTPNTLLFWRSFMQWIGGIGIIAFGISLRRKTRVSLFRLYRAEGREEELVSSAASSSRRMWMIYLVLTCAFTGLVMLVGIPLWDALNLVMVAIATGGFTIHTGGLSYYNNPYLEALLIPVMLAGAIPFKVFFLLYYGKIREMFRDRTVRVLLLIAFAGSIITSLDLFIFGNITLTSAFRQGVFTAVSGLCTCGLQNSNPHFWVTIPLIIVTMLMFIGGAMGSAAGGVKVNRVMLVYEGVKWWFRRFFVSSRVIVPLRFGGKTVSKKISDLAISNNLLVIVIYVLTIFVATLVTLHLYITSFRLEEVVFEIVSALSNVGLSTGFISAASPISLKWIFIILMWLGRLEIVPIIIILMGVAKTLNDDMSHDESDSHDDDSGHSL, from the coding sequence ATGAAGCGCTTCGAACATATCGCCATGATAGCGCATGACATGGGGCTCATCTTTGAGTTCCTTGGCCTTGCCTCACTCCTGCCGTTCGTTGTGCTTATTATCTTCCATGAATGGGATCTCTTCATCCCTCTTGCCACCGCCCCGCTCGTGTTCCTTGTCCTCGGCGTCATAATCTCTCATATCCCTCATGAGGACCTGGAGCCCTCGTTCTCGGTAACGTTAAGCGCTGTCGCCCTGTCGTGGCTTGCCATTGCATTCATTGGTGCACTCCCGTTCGTGTTCGGGCTGCACATGTCCTATACGGATGCGATCTTCGAAGCCATGTCCGGCTGGACCGGGACCGGCTTTACCATGCTAACCTCTGTTGATACGACGCCGAACACCCTCCTTTTCTGGCGATCCTTCATGCAGTGGATTGGCGGGATCGGGATCATCGCGTTCGGCATCTCCCTTCGCCGCAAGACCCGGGTCTCGCTCTTCCGGCTGTACCGGGCCGAAGGCCGTGAAGAGGAACTCGTCTCCTCGGCCGCATCGAGCAGCCGCCGGATGTGGATGATCTACCTTGTCCTGACCTGTGCCTTCACGGGCCTTGTCATGCTTGTCGGGATCCCCCTCTGGGATGCACTGAACCTTGTCATGGTGGCGATTGCAACCGGCGGGTTCACCATCCACACCGGGGGTCTCTCGTATTACAATAACCCGTACCTCGAGGCGCTGCTCATTCCCGTGATGCTGGCCGGGGCGATACCGTTCAAGGTCTTCTTCCTTCTCTACTATGGCAAGATCCGAGAGATGTTCCGCGACCGGACCGTGCGGGTACTTCTTCTCATTGCCTTTGCCGGCTCCATCATCACGTCGCTTGACCTGTTCATCTTTGGCAACATCACTCTCACGTCTGCCTTCCGGCAGGGTGTATTTACCGCGGTATCAGGGCTGTGCACCTGCGGGCTCCAGAATTCAAACCCCCACTTCTGGGTGACTATCCCGCTCATCATCGTCACCATGCTGATGTTCATTGGCGGTGCAATGGGGAGCGCAGCCGGTGGTGTCAAGGTGAACCGCGTGATGCTGGTTTACGAAGGCGTCAAATGGTGGTTCCGGCGCTTTTTTGTCAGCAGCCGGGTCATTGTCCCGCTCCGGTTCGGCGGGAAGACCGTGTCAAAGAAGATCTCCGACCTTGCAATCTCCAACAACCTGCTCGTCATTGTCATATACGTGCTTACGATCTTTGTCGCAACGCTCGTCACCCTTCACCTGTACATCACTTCGTTCCGGCTGGAGGAAGTGGTCTTTGAAATTGTGTCCGCGCTCAGTAATGTCGGGCTCTCTACCGGTTTCATCAGCGCCGCCAGCCCGATTTCCCTGAAATGGATCTTCATCATTCTCATGTGGCTGGGAAGGCTTGAGATCGTACCTATCATCATCATCCTTATGGGCGTTGCAAAAACGCTCAATGACGATATGTCCCATGATGAATCCGATTCGCATGATGATGACTCCGGGCACTCCCTCTAA
- a CDS encoding AI-2E family transporter, with amino-acid sequence MPAIRPEHYPFIVLVLLSLGAIIVFWAVMDMVLLGGSLAIVLFPVYRKIAARTRPLLASALLTGLVLLGTCVTVIVTLFIFSANVGNLSDMFGTIGTWLNNSATNPMAYGVPLNKGSLAVLLNDGYALFIDYEKTLIAYLPLIVFKMFVFFFTLFVLFLRGEEIRDKFLCHVPGPLTKYVKRMSDVTADTLYTVYIVQVAIAVLTFFIAIPVFWLLGYGHILFYSFFAAFCELIPILGSSVAFLIIGAYALALGDTQGVLILFFLGYLGVSLVPEIYIRPALVGRRVKINFVIMFIGIIGGLMTMGLAGFVLGPLIVVLVITSYRIYAEERKGQKAGTDTCNP; translated from the coding sequence ATGCCAGCAATCCGCCCGGAACATTACCCGTTCATTGTCCTTGTCCTGCTTTCACTCGGGGCAATCATTGTATTCTGGGCCGTGATGGATATGGTACTGCTCGGGGGATCCCTGGCAATAGTCCTCTTCCCGGTGTACCGGAAAATTGCAGCCCGCACCCGGCCCCTGCTTGCGTCAGCTCTCCTGACGGGACTGGTCCTGCTCGGCACATGCGTAACGGTCATTGTCACGCTCTTTATCTTTTCCGCAAATGTCGGCAATCTCTCCGACATGTTCGGGACAATCGGGACCTGGCTCAATAATTCTGCAACAAACCCCATGGCCTACGGGGTTCCTCTCAACAAGGGGAGTCTTGCGGTCCTGCTCAATGACGGATATGCACTCTTTATCGATTATGAGAAGACGCTGATCGCATACCTGCCACTCATTGTCTTCAAGATGTTTGTCTTCTTCTTCACGCTCTTCGTCCTCTTCCTCAGGGGCGAAGAAATACGGGATAAATTTCTCTGCCATGTGCCGGGACCGTTGACAAAATATGTGAAGCGGATGTCGGACGTGACTGCCGATACCCTGTACACGGTCTATATCGTCCAGGTAGCCATTGCCGTGCTAACATTTTTTATTGCCATACCGGTCTTCTGGCTTCTCGGGTACGGTCATATCCTCTTTTACTCGTTCTTTGCCGCATTCTGTGAGCTCATCCCCATCCTCGGTTCATCAGTAGCGTTCCTCATCATCGGGGCCTATGCCCTTGCACTTGGTGATACCCAGGGTGTATTGATCCTCTTCTTCCTGGGGTACCTTGGCGTATCGCTGGTGCCGGAGATCTATATCCGCCCGGCACTGGTCGGCAGGCGGGTAAAGATCAACTTCGTTATCATGTTCATCGGCATTATCGGCGGTCTCATGACCATGGGTCTTGCCGGTTTTGTGCTGGGACCGCTGATTGTCGTCCTTGTCATCACCAGCTACCGGATTTACGCGGAAGAACGAAAAGGGCAAAAAGCCGGAACTGATACCTGCAATCCCTGA
- a CDS encoding KUP/HAK/KT family potassium transporter gives MFSSSVSGRDIVKSMGLVFGDIGTSPIYSLTAIFFLIPPTPENIMGILSLIIWTMTLLVTFEYTFLAMHLGKKGEGGTIVLKEILLPMLKSGNQIAFVSLLAIVGISLFIGDGVITPAISMLSAVEGILLIPGFENTAQMTLMIIAGIIAIILFLFQAKGTEKIAWAFGPVMVIWFAALAGAGLIALFAAPQVLLAINPMFGIHYLLAHGLEGFLILSTVILVATGGEALYADMGHLGREPIIKAWYIVFIALSINYLGQGAFLMTHPHAHNILFEMVFSQYGLLYVPFLILSIAATIIASQAMISGIFSIVYQGLTTRIMPLLRVEYTSPHLRSQIYIDVVNWLLLAAVLLVIVIFQTSNNLTHAYGLAVSGTMVITGILVTWILVMRGQIVRSLFGGFLLFVNLVFLLANIHKIPAGGYWSLILAFIPFSIILIYVSGQKKLGAALTPIPLEDFIPRFNEIYRSVNRISGTALFFARDFRKLPQYISRIMFTNNILYEDNIVISIIRTEQPFGVTWGVTREITPGLSIFEIYLGYMEIVDIGSILKEAEIDEKTIFYGMEDIITEHMIWRIFAAIKHLSPSVVQFYKLPSDKIHGVVSRVDM, from the coding sequence ATGTTCTCAAGCTCTGTTTCCGGGCGGGATATCGTCAAATCAATGGGTCTTGTATTCGGCGATATCGGCACGAGCCCCATTTATTCCCTCACTGCAATTTTCTTCCTCATACCCCCCACTCCTGAAAATATCATGGGCATTCTCTCCCTGATCATCTGGACAATGACGCTTCTCGTGACCTTCGAATACACGTTCCTGGCTATGCACCTTGGTAAAAAAGGTGAAGGAGGAACGATCGTGTTAAAGGAGATTCTTCTCCCGATGCTGAAATCGGGAAACCAGATCGCTTTTGTATCCCTTCTCGCGATAGTCGGTATTTCCCTGTTTATTGGTGACGGGGTTATCACCCCTGCCATCAGCATGCTTTCTGCAGTAGAAGGAATTCTCCTGATACCCGGTTTTGAAAATACCGCCCAGATGACCCTCATGATCATTGCAGGGATAATTGCGATTATCCTGTTCCTGTTCCAGGCAAAAGGGACCGAAAAGATTGCCTGGGCCTTTGGCCCGGTCATGGTGATCTGGTTTGCAGCGCTCGCGGGAGCAGGGCTCATCGCACTCTTTGCCGCACCCCAGGTTCTCCTTGCAATCAATCCGATGTTCGGGATCCATTACCTGCTCGCTCACGGGCTGGAAGGATTCCTGATCCTGTCTACGGTCATTCTCGTTGCAACGGGGGGCGAAGCACTCTATGCCGACATGGGGCACCTTGGACGGGAACCCATCATCAAGGCATGGTACATTGTATTCATCGCACTTTCCATAAACTATCTCGGCCAGGGAGCGTTCCTCATGACGCATCCCCACGCCCACAATATCCTCTTTGAGATGGTATTTTCACAATATGGCCTTCTCTACGTTCCATTCCTCATCCTCAGCATAGCCGCCACGATCATAGCGTCCCAAGCCATGATCTCCGGCATATTCTCTATCGTGTACCAGGGGCTGACCACCCGCATCATGCCGCTGTTACGGGTCGAATATACTTCGCCTCACCTCCGGTCCCAGATCTACATCGATGTCGTCAACTGGCTCCTTCTTGCAGCGGTCCTTCTGGTCATTGTGATCTTCCAGACCTCCAACAACCTGACCCATGCATATGGGCTTGCAGTCAGCGGAACCATGGTAATTACGGGAATTCTGGTGACATGGATCCTGGTAATGCGGGGTCAGATCGTCAGGTCGTTGTTTGGAGGTTTTCTGCTCTTTGTAAATCTGGTGTTCCTTCTGGCAAACATCCACAAGATACCTGCCGGGGGGTACTGGTCGCTGATTCTCGCATTCATCCCATTCAGTATTATCCTGATCTATGTCAGCGGCCAGAAGAAACTCGGTGCTGCACTGACCCCTATACCACTCGAGGATTTCATCCCGAGATTCAACGAGATCTACCGCTCGGTCAACCGGATCTCGGGAACAGCGCTCTTCTTTGCCCGGGATTTCCGGAAACTTCCCCAGTATATATCCCGGATCATGTTCACCAACAACATTCTCTATGAAGACAATATCGTCATCTCCATTATCAGGACTGAACAACCGTTCGGGGTGACATGGGGTGTCACCCGGGAGATTACCCCCGGCCTTTCGATCTTTGAAATCTATCTCGGGTACATGGAGATTGTCGATATCGGCAGCATCCTCAAGGAAGCGGAGATCGATGAGAAGACGATCTTTTACGGCATGGAGGATATCATCACCGAGCATATGATCTGGCGGATCTTTGCCGCGATAAAACACCTGTCCCCTTCGGTTGTCCAGTTCTACAAACTTCCCTCGGACAAGATCCACGGGGTCGTGTCCCGGGTGGATATGTAG
- a CDS encoding type IV pilin N-terminal domain-containing protein produces MSHLRKNDEAVSPVIGVILMVAITVILAAVIAAFVFGMAGNITKTKVVAITVQKVNPGQINVMNQGGQDASSLSTVNITTVPAASSANPSASGSSTTGWMGGNPVAVGCTTQMLSSSNAYSARTEVVVVGTFNDGTQQVLLDTFV; encoded by the coding sequence ATGAGCCACTTGAGAAAAAATGATGAAGCAGTATCCCCGGTAATCGGGGTAATTCTGATGGTAGCCATTACTGTTATTCTTGCAGCCGTTATCGCTGCCTTCGTATTTGGTATGGCCGGCAACATAACCAAGACCAAGGTTGTTGCAATAACCGTCCAGAAAGTCAATCCCGGTCAGATCAATGTGATGAACCAGGGCGGTCAGGATGCATCGTCCTTATCCACAGTGAATATAACGACTGTTCCGGCAGCAAGCAGCGCGAATCCATCAGCATCTGGATCTTCAACCACTGGATGGATGGGTGGAAACCCTGTAGCAGTTGGATGTACTACGCAAATGTTGTCTAGTTCTAATGCGTACTCAGCCAGAACTGAGGTTGTAGTCGTTGGAACCTTCAACGACGGAACCCAGCAGGTCCTGCTGGATACCTTCGTATAA
- a CDS encoding type IV pilin N-terminal domain-containing protein gives MAFTRKNDEAVSPVIGVILMVAITVILAAVIAAFVFGMAGNITKTKVVAITVQKANSGQINVMNQGGQDASSLSSVNITTVPAASSANPSASGSATTGWMGGNPVAVGCTTQMLSSTNAYSARTEVIVIGTFNDGTKQVLLDTYV, from the coding sequence ATGGCGTTTACCAGGAAAAATGATGAAGCAGTATCGCCGGTTATCGGTGTGATCCTGATGGTAGCCATTACCGTTATTCTTGCAGCGGTTATCGCTGCCTTCGTATTCGGTATGGCCGGCAACATAACCAAGACCAAGGTTGTTGCAATTACTGTCCAGAAAGCAAATTCCGGTCAGATCAATGTGATGAACCAGGGCGGCCAGGATGCATCGTCCTTATCCTCAGTGAATATAACGACTGTTCCGGCAGCGAGCAGCGCGAATCCATCAGCATCTGGATCCGCAACCACTGGATGGATGGGTGGAAACCCTGTAGCAGTTGGATGTACTACGCAAATGTTGTCTAGTACCAATGCTTACTCAGCCAGAACTGAAGTTATCGTCATTGGAACCTTCAATGACGGGACGAAACAGGTTCTGTTGGATACCTATGTGTGA
- a CDS encoding sugar-specific transcriptional regulator TrmB, protein MSSVLEHRRDYLRLMRQFTLDNGFFTVTDIQQAAGIPRSTAQDWVYRLLNEGCVLLKEEKRGRNAARYAALSAMPASTCKRIFTTVDGDQVAIYHDCISGACAAFCGYHHALAGGPLYHVERDGTLLMEVAHLGGCEISVGLAPLAAVGVCNVERSGDAIVQTIRCIGGPAYSLSGMMARAEGVIRVEPRHINHIVEGKVWTSACVHVIIGVDDTDSRDGGATFALALALLNHLSGIKGILPISHHVVMLNPDVFRKTAGNSASYIEVAVLPAMVADLTERVRRFVADETFSPDWGIAIRPGFIPLDGLREYGRLVREQVVTRVVAEATAERYGITLVGGNGVIGALGAVAFAGLSHEIQLDPAKNDFS, encoded by the coding sequence ATGTCCAGCGTACTTGAACACCGGCGCGATTATCTGCGCCTGATGAGACAGTTCACCCTGGATAACGGGTTTTTTACGGTGACGGATATCCAGCAGGCTGCAGGCATTCCCCGCAGTACCGCCCAGGACTGGGTGTACCGGTTGCTCAATGAAGGGTGCGTTCTCTTGAAAGAAGAGAAACGCGGGAGGAATGCGGCCCGGTATGCTGCACTCAGCGCAATGCCCGCAAGCACCTGCAAACGCATTTTTACGACGGTCGATGGAGACCAGGTTGCCATTTACCATGACTGCATAAGCGGCGCCTGTGCTGCATTCTGTGGCTATCATCACGCTCTTGCCGGGGGTCCCCTGTATCATGTCGAACGCGATGGGACTCTTCTTATGGAGGTGGCACATCTTGGCGGATGCGAAATATCGGTGGGCCTCGCCCCCCTTGCTGCCGTGGGTGTGTGCAATGTTGAACGGAGCGGGGATGCGATTGTCCAGACGATCCGTTGCATTGGCGGGCCTGCATATTCTTTGTCGGGCATGATGGCCCGAGCCGAGGGGGTAATCCGGGTTGAGCCCCGGCACATAAACCATATCGTCGAGGGAAAAGTCTGGACCTCTGCCTGTGTGCATGTTATCATTGGTGTCGATGATACGGATAGCCGTGATGGCGGGGCTACCTTTGCCCTGGCACTTGCCCTCCTGAATCACCTGTCCGGTATCAAAGGAATCCTTCCCATCAGCCACCACGTGGTCATGCTCAATCCGGATGTCTTCCGGAAGACTGCCGGGAATTCAGCGAGTTATATCGAAGTTGCTGTTCTTCCGGCAATGGTTGCGGATCTTACCGAACGGGTCCGTAGGTTTGTTGCGGACGAAACATTTTCTCCTGACTGGGGGATTGCGATCAGACCGGGTTTTATTCCCCTCGATGGATTGCGGGAGTATGGCCGGCTCGTGCGGGAACAGGTGGTAACAAGGGTGGTTGCCGAAGCAACTGCAGAACGCTACGGGATCACGCTTGTTGGGGGAAATGGTGTGATTGGCGCCCTCGGGGCTGTTGCATTTGCCGGACTTTCTCACGAGATCCAGCTCGATCCTGCAAAGAATGATTTTTCCTAA
- a CDS encoding homoserine dehydrogenase: MRVALIGMGSVGRGVAETLMKKDLGILVTGIADSRGGCMDSNGIDIPRVLSAKKKGDSCGSPDISAIDVIEKAEYDVLIEVTPTNALSGEPATGYIKTALARKKHVVTSNKGPIALACKELRTLAHKNNVALRYEATVAGAIPIMHTLEHGLAGNEILGLYGVLNGTCNYILTRMAAEGLTYDQALLEAREMGYAEADPTYDVQGIDAAIKLVILANTIWDNGVTLDNVDRTGIDLLTADALLLAEEEGCTIRLIAEAIPRKNILRVTPRIIEKTHPLVVEGTLNALTLETDLAKEITLIGRGAGSIETASAIIGDLLYIRDRYVQRT, encoded by the coding sequence ATGCGGGTTGCACTCATCGGCATGGGATCTGTCGGCCGTGGTGTTGCCGAAACCTTGATGAAGAAGGATCTTGGCATCCTTGTTACCGGTATAGCCGATTCCCGGGGTGGATGCATGGACAGCAACGGTATCGATATTCCCCGGGTATTGTCTGCCAAGAAGAAAGGAGATTCCTGCGGCAGTCCCGATATTTCTGCAATCGATGTTATCGAAAAGGCGGAATACGATGTCCTCATAGAAGTCACTCCCACCAATGCACTTTCCGGAGAACCGGCTACCGGGTACATAAAAACGGCCCTTGCGCGAAAGAAACACGTGGTAACCTCCAACAAAGGACCGATTGCGCTTGCCTGCAAGGAGTTGCGGACCCTGGCCCATAAGAACAACGTGGCGCTCCGCTACGAAGCAACGGTTGCCGGTGCCATCCCCATCATGCACACGCTTGAACATGGTCTGGCCGGCAATGAAATCCTCGGGCTGTATGGCGTCCTGAACGGGACCTGCAATTATATCCTCACCCGGATGGCCGCCGAGGGACTTACCTATGATCAGGCATTGCTGGAAGCCCGCGAGATGGGATATGCTGAAGCTGACCCAACCTATGATGTGCAGGGAATCGATGCAGCGATAAAACTGGTAATCCTTGCCAATACCATCTGGGATAACGGTGTCACTCTCGATAATGTAGACCGGACCGGTATCGACCTCCTTACAGCAGATGCCCTTCTCCTGGCTGAAGAAGAGGGGTGCACGATACGCCTTATCGCTGAAGCGATTCCGCGGAAGAACATTCTTCGTGTTACACCCCGGATTATTGAAAAAACCCATCCCCTTGTTGTCGAAGGTACCCTGAATGCCCTTACCCTTGAGACCGATCTTGCAAAAGAGATCACCCTGATCGGACGGGGAGCCGGCTCGATCGAGACGGCGAGCGCAATTATCGGTGACCTGCTCTACATCCGCGATCGCTATGTCCAGCGTACTTGA
- a CDS encoding amino acid-binding protein — MKLEMKDSPGQLVAALKPISDVGGNIIAVIHQREPDTDMLNVQIVLELPKGRLENLKILLQEQGVHIQRIGEERLLYTRTVIMIGHLMHTDMSDTVDQIDSTGFAEVSELSMRMPAIKERSSSRITIKSVSRDDMAAALAILRRIALQKSLLLVEPLEDIA; from the coding sequence ATGAAACTCGAGATGAAAGATTCACCGGGTCAACTCGTTGCAGCGTTAAAGCCTATCTCCGATGTCGGGGGAAACATCATTGCTGTTATCCACCAGCGGGAACCCGATACGGATATGCTGAATGTACAGATTGTTCTTGAACTGCCAAAGGGAAGGCTTGAAAATCTCAAGATCCTCCTTCAGGAGCAGGGAGTACATATCCAGCGTATCGGGGAAGAGCGACTCCTGTATACCCGGACCGTCATTATGATCGGCCACCTTATGCATACTGATATGTCCGACACTGTTGACCAGATCGATTCAACCGGGTTTGCCGAGGTCAGCGAACTCTCCATGAGGATGCCGGCGATTAAAGAGAGATCTTCATCACGCATAACCATAAAATCGGTCAGCCGGGACGATATGGCTGCAGCGCTTGCGATCCTTCGCCGGATAGCGCTCCAGAAATCCCTCCTCCTTGTCGAGCCCCTGGAGGACATTGCATGA
- a CDS encoding NAD(+)/NADH kinase — MKALIVSRIDNRDALSFAETIRTILEQEGCSVVFDTDTATVLGTVGMPIQKALADFCIIVGGDGTILRTIQQLGIQIPVLGINWGEVGFLADLEPAEALEFIKKIPYGFSVEERMRIALVKDGTCLGVALNEALIVTTRPAKMLRFTIVVDGIPAEQFRADGLLISTPTGSTAYAMSAGGPIVDPRIQGFLLVPLAPYMLSSRPHLISSNRDLSIRLESSKTANLVIDGQQTYELGTLTSIEVMMFDKPALFIDVKRNFFEKVDNKLRRL, encoded by the coding sequence ATGAAAGCACTCATTGTTTCCCGGATCGATAACAGGGATGCATTGTCTTTCGCTGAGACCATCAGAACTATTCTGGAACAGGAAGGATGTTCCGTTGTTTTTGATACAGATACGGCAACGGTGCTCGGTACCGTGGGAATGCCAATTCAAAAGGCCCTTGCAGATTTTTGTATCATTGTCGGTGGCGACGGGACAATCCTCCGGACCATCCAGCAACTGGGAATCCAGATACCGGTTCTTGGGATCAACTGGGGGGAAGTCGGGTTCCTCGCCGATCTTGAGCCTGCAGAAGCCCTGGAGTTTATCAAAAAGATCCCTTACGGCTTCTCTGTCGAGGAGCGGATGAGGATCGCTCTTGTAAAAGACGGCACCTGTCTTGGAGTGGCACTTAACGAAGCGCTGATCGTAACGACACGACCTGCCAAAATGCTCCGGTTCACCATCGTTGTTGACGGTATACCCGCTGAACAGTTCCGGGCTGATGGTCTCCTCATCAGTACCCCGACCGGTTCAACCGCGTACGCGATGAGCGCCGGGGGGCCAATTGTCGATCCCCGCATCCAGGGATTCCTGCTTGTGCCCCTTGCACCCTATATGCTCTCGTCACGGCCCCACCTTATCAGCAGCAACCGGGACCTGAGCATCCGGCTTGAAAGTTCCAAAACCGCAAACCTGGTTATTGACGGACAGCAAACCTATGAACTGGGAACCCTGACTTCTATCGAAGTGATGATGTTCGATAAACCCGCCCTGTTTATTGACGTGAAACGCAATTTCTTTGAAAAAGTGGATAATAAACTTCGCCGCTTGTAG
- a CDS encoding bifunctional fructose-bisphosphatase/inositol-phosphate phosphatase: protein MDFFSACNEMADEVKESISDLVGTPEGAVTLKMGADLTPTKKIDQVAEDCIIRYLQKNPLCSLLISEEAGNVNMDGAEGTIFLDPVDGTFNALAGIPFYALSLAYASNGIIQKAFVRNLACDETFTAELGNGARCNGRPVRTSAVVNLDECAVSVYGRKFNPSGVMHLGQKIRRWRLLGASALELCYVASGRIDAFIDLRGTLRITDAAAGMLICAEAGGRVTDLDGMKIQFPNDVRVGRCLIATNGNLHHKVIEYLR from the coding sequence ATGGATTTTTTCTCTGCATGCAATGAGATGGCCGACGAGGTCAAAGAGAGTATTTCTGATCTCGTAGGAACTCCTGAAGGGGCCGTAACTCTCAAGATGGGCGCAGATCTTACCCCCACCAAAAAGATCGACCAGGTAGCCGAAGACTGTATTATCCGTTATTTGCAGAAAAACCCGCTCTGTTCTCTTCTTATCAGTGAAGAGGCCGGGAACGTGAATATGGATGGAGCGGAGGGCACTATTTTTCTCGATCCTGTCGATGGTACATTCAATGCCCTGGCAGGAATCCCCTTCTATGCCCTGTCACTCGCATATGCCAGTAACGGAATTATCCAGAAAGCGTTCGTCCGCAACCTCGCCTGCGATGAAACGTTTACTGCAGAACTCGGCAATGGCGCGCGGTGTAATGGCAGGCCGGTTCGTACCTCCGCTGTCGTCAATCTTGATGAATGTGCCGTCAGTGTCTACGGCCGGAAATTCAACCCCTCCGGTGTAATGCACCTGGGGCAGAAAATCCGGCGGTGGCGCCTTTTAGGGGCTTCCGCACTCGAACTCTGCTATGTAGCCTCGGGTCGGATTGATGCATTCATTGATCTTCGCGGAACCCTCCGGATTACGGATGCTGCTGCCGGCATGCTGATCTGTGCAGAAGCCGGGGGTCGCGTAACTGACCTCGATGGAATGAAGATCCAGTTCCCCAACGATGTGAGGGTTGGCCGGTGCCTGATAGCTACGAACGGGAATCTCCACCACAAAGTGATTGAATACCTGAGGTAA
- a CDS encoding translation initiation factor IF-5A has protein sequence MKEQTEIGKIKEGRYIVIEDEPCRVVGIATSKPGKHGAAKARIDAVGIFDGVKRSIVQPVSAKTYVPVVERKSGQVLSIAGNMAQLMDMKDYSNFEIAIPDDKKGTIEVGKEYMYIESMGKKKFD, from the coding sequence ATGAAGGAACAAACAGAAATCGGAAAAATCAAGGAAGGTCGCTACATCGTTATCGAAGATGAACCATGTCGTGTTGTCGGCATCGCCACGTCAAAGCCCGGGAAACACGGTGCAGCAAAAGCCCGGATCGATGCGGTCGGGATCTTTGACGGGGTCAAGCGTTCAATCGTCCAGCCCGTATCCGCAAAAACCTATGTACCGGTTGTCGAGCGAAAGAGCGGCCAGGTTCTCTCCATTGCAGGCAATATGGCCCAGCTGATGGATATGAAAGATTATTCCAATTTCGAGATTGCCATTCCTGATGACAAGAAAGGAACCATTGAGGTTGGAAAAGAGTATATGTACATCGAATCCATGGGAAAGAAAAAGTTCGATTGA
- a CDS encoding archaellin/type IV pilin N-terminal domain-containing protein, with the protein MRSFNNDNAFTGLEAAIVLIAFVVVAAVFSYVVLGAGFFTTQKSQEVVHTGVQQASSTLEIVGNVYGTGTAGQYIDVINFSAALAPGGTPVDFDKVVITYSNASTLETLTHASIGTHGVAPTAGQWTIATVQNEVTADDVLEKGEQFDIMAYPTNHILKNDQFSLEIKPAVGAALGITRTAPASIQKVNVIY; encoded by the coding sequence ATGAGATCTTTCAACAATGATAATGCGTTCACCGGTCTCGAGGCAGCGATTGTGCTTATTGCATTCGTTGTCGTTGCGGCGGTGTTCTCGTATGTGGTGCTCGGCGCCGGGTTCTTCACTACACAGAAGAGTCAGGAAGTCGTCCACACGGGTGTACAGCAGGCGAGCTCAACTCTCGAAATCGTCGGTAACGTTTATGGTACAGGTACTGCAGGGCAATATATTGATGTCATCAATTTCTCCGCTGCATTAGCTCCAGGCGGAACGCCGGTTGATTTTGATAAGGTTGTTATTACCTACAGTAACGCCTCCACACTTGAAACCCTCACCCACGCTAGTATCGGAACCCATGGTGTCGCCCCTACTGCAGGACAATGGACTATTGCAACGGTCCAGAACGAAGTCACTGCCGACGATGTACTTGAAAAAGGCGAACAGTTCGACATTATGGCATATCCAACCAACCACATTCTCAAGAATGATCAGTTCTCGCTGGAAATCAAACCGGCCGTCGGTGCCGCACTCGGGATCACCCGCACAGCTCCCGCGTCAATCCAGAAAGTGAATGTCATTTACTAA